A window of the Fusarium poae strain DAOMC 252244 chromosome 3, whole genome shotgun sequence genome harbors these coding sequences:
- a CDS encoding hypothetical protein (BUSCO:41681at5125), whose protein sequence is MAPSKEVVATGSTAVASINPDQTLKASKALLAHIKKASKQKSDESGKRNLLDDEDSENIPIWLNLTTKRHIVDKARLQPGKIALPHSLNNGETTTICIITAEPQRAYKNIVASEEFPEELRKRITRVVDFGKLKAKYSQYEAQRKLFNEADIFLGDDRIINRLPKVLGKTFYKTTQKRPVPVNLQAKVTKVDGKRQKRVKTEDTVNAGTPAEIAKEVQKAVNSAFVSLTPSTNTSIKVGYSGWTAQQIADNVDAVVTGMIEKWIPQKWRNMKSIYIKGPETTALPIWLTDELWLDEKDVIAEEEAKAKSEKANIGKKRKSLENAEEVEAAPKKAKKEVPEADDNKLDKQISDRKTRLRKQKASAKKAIDN, encoded by the exons ATGGCGCCCTCAAAGGAAGTCGTCGCTACTGGCTCTACAGCTGTCGCCTCAATTAACCCTGACCAG ACCCTCAAGGCGTCCAAGGCTCTTTTGGCACACATCAAAAAGGCTTCCAAGCAAAAGTCCGACGAGTCTGGCAAGCGCAACCTcctcgacgatgaagatTCCGAAAACATTCCCATCTGGCTCAACTTGACCACCAAGCGCCACATCGTCGACAAGGCCCGTCTTCAGCCCGGCAAGATCGCCCTTCCTCACTCCCTCAACAACGGCGAGACAACCACCATCTGCATCATCACCGCCGAGCCTCAGCGCGCCTACAAGAACATTGTCGCTTCCGAAGAATTCCCCGAGGAGCTTCGTAAGCGCATCACTCGTGTCGTCGACTTTGGCAAGCTCAAGGCCAAGTACAGCCAGTACGAGGCTCAACGAAAGCTCTTTAACGAGGCCGATATCTTCCTTGGTGACGACCGCATCATTAACCGGTTACCCAAGGTTCTGGGTAAGACCTTTTACAAGACAACGCAGAAGCGACCGGTTCCTGTCAACCTACAGGCCAAGGTTACCAAGGTCGACGGAAAGCGACAGAAGCGTGTCAAGACTGAGGATACCGTCAATGCTGGTACACCTGCTGAGATTGCCAAGGAAGTTCAAAAGGCTGTCAACTCTGCTTTCGTCAGCCTTACCCCATCAACAAACACTTCCATCAAGGTTGGATACTCTGGTTGGACCGCTCAACAAATCGCCGACAATGTCGATGCTGTTGTTACCGGTATGATCGAGAAGTGGATTCCCCAAAAGTGGCGCAACATGAAGAGCATCTACATCAAGGGTCCCGAGACTACTGCTCTCCCTATCTGGTTGACTGATGAGCTCTGGCttgatgagaaggatgtcattGCTGAGGAAGAGGCCAAGGCTAAGAGCGAAAAGGCCAACATTGGCAAGAAGCGCAAGTCGCTCGAGAATGCTGAGGAGGTCGAGGCTGCTCCAAAGAAGGCGAAGAAGGAAGTTCCTGAAGCCGACGACAACAAGCTTGATAAGCAAATCTCTGACCGCAAGACCCGTTTGAGAAAGCAAAAGGCTTCGGCCAAGAAGGCTATTGACAACTAA